In one window of Pseudodesulfovibrio sediminis DNA:
- a CDS encoding biotin carboxylase N-terminal domain-containing protein: MSINGNKVLIANRGEIAIRIMEACSDLGLPFVALYTDEDAQSGHIDVAKRLGGAKSLYKIHNYLDAGDILSVADESEATAIHPGYGFFSENYRFARRVTERDRAMTFIGPSWEVIRDLGDKINTKRLARSLGVPTVPGSDRAIYDELEAEAIAQSLFDFQVKMGINRPVVLVKASAGGGGMGIDECEDMARFRQTYRRIRNYSLRTFNDEGVLIEQRVFNFNHLEVQIASDRTGINPVHFGTRNCSVQSPGLQKRIEVAPGFWPQDLQYTFDAQKLMDDITGYSLSIAREIKYDNVGTWEWIVTPNGEPFLMEVNTRIQVENGVSARIATTKGNRDVNLIREQIRIGLGEDLGYTQDNVTFDGVGIEYRLIAEDTESGFTPWVGKIEELKWKQRDWISMHTHVPTTRTYQIPTEYDPNLALAIIWGKDLKEAKERGLEFLKDLKLNGSDSSGAGMKSNIPFLIEKTENLLQF; this comes from the coding sequence GTGAGCATTAACGGAAACAAAGTTCTTATTGCAAACAGGGGCGAAATCGCCATCCGAATCATGGAGGCCTGCTCAGACCTTGGTCTGCCGTTCGTTGCCCTGTATACTGATGAAGATGCCCAGTCCGGGCATATTGATGTCGCCAAACGACTTGGTGGCGCCAAGTCCCTCTATAAAATTCACAACTATCTGGACGCAGGAGATATCCTGTCCGTGGCTGATGAATCAGAAGCCACCGCCATTCATCCGGGATACGGATTCTTTTCTGAAAACTATCGTTTTGCCCGGCGGGTGACAGAAAGAGACAGGGCCATGACCTTCATCGGCCCTTCCTGGGAGGTCATTCGCGATCTGGGTGACAAGATCAATACCAAACGACTCGCCAGAAGCCTCGGCGTTCCTACCGTCCCCGGCTCCGACAGAGCTATCTATGATGAATTGGAAGCTGAAGCCATTGCCCAGTCCCTCTTCGATTTCCAGGTCAAAATGGGGATCAATCGCCCCGTCGTTCTGGTCAAAGCCTCAGCTGGCGGCGGCGGCATGGGAATTGACGAGTGCGAAGACATGGCCCGCTTCCGGCAGACCTATCGCCGCATTCGCAATTACTCCCTGCGTACCTTCAATGATGAAGGCGTTCTCATCGAACAGCGAGTCTTCAATTTCAACCATCTGGAAGTTCAGATCGCATCCGACCGCACCGGCATTAACCCCGTGCATTTCGGTACCCGCAACTGTTCGGTTCAGAGCCCCGGCCTGCAAAAGCGTATCGAAGTGGCTCCCGGCTTCTGGCCTCAGGATCTCCAATACACTTTTGACGCCCAGAAATTGATGGACGACATTACCGGCTACTCTCTCTCTATCGCTCGTGAGATCAAATACGACAACGTTGGAACATGGGAGTGGATCGTCACTCCGAACGGCGAACCATTCCTCATGGAAGTCAATACTCGCATCCAAGTGGAAAATGGCGTGTCGGCCCGCATAGCCACGACCAAGGGCAACAGGGACGTCAATCTGATCCGCGAACAGATTCGTATCGGTCTGGGTGAAGACCTGGGCTACACTCAGGACAACGTAACCTTTGACGGTGTCGGTATCGAGTACAGACTCATTGCCGAAGATACCGAATCCGGTTTTACTCCGTGGGTAGGCAAGATCGAAGAACTCAAGTGGAAACAGCGTGACTGGATCTCCATGCATACGCATGTTCCCACAACACGAACCTATCAGATTCCCACTGAATACGATCCCAACCTGGCCCTGGCAATCATCTGGGGCAAAGATTTGAAGGAAGCCAAAGAACGCGGCCTCGAGTTTTTGAAGGATCTCAAACTCAACGGTTCCGATTCGAGCGGTGCGGGCATGAAATCAAACATCCCATTCCTCATCGAGAAAACCGAAAACCTGCTGCAATTCTAA
- a CDS encoding carboxyl transferase domain-containing protein produces the protein MNIEKKMEELLARVNYARDILGNKARPELDAFAKEISEFTITNKDLPEDQAIRAVNSLDKRLTTMESAIDAQLTAMDKVRIVRHPQRACLKDILENVYDNYTEIGGQDEHSIDPGMLIARAYITRHRGKKVIHQPVMVVGQEKGHGEEFRNGGSIKPWGNSKALKYMKVAALEQIPIHAYVNTPGSYPVEDFPGAAQQIAENIYEMSGLDVPIIAIFSEGGSGGAEAIGMADKRLMLSHGYYSVISPEGAAAIEGRIRGSQRAPTELIESCAMAQKITAQDNLANGYIDEIIEEPPLGARADHFDFYKQVREQIIRATDEVTLSVRGIRLFRAMAIRHFKKNTDVIVRWSLNEKARERLVARRFKKYRKLAQHAFKDNRPVMEKLYATSSGIVSSTTGLILYGLIKPFKQRIGRIIEEVRDETHVITAKISGFFGNMLKSVGITSSDEKQKEMELTGLSEAEPIEVAVPTNGGYKSPQALIDREISCPHSQKRGCLDIWARDLFTDFAGVCPHCGYNFPMEYQWYLHNVFDEGSVREFNHDIASGNPTGFPNFEERVQAAKDKTGLQSSCMTFNASLEGIRLTCATLIANFRGGSVGAAEGEKFIRALELAQTKHQPFLAYIHGTAGIRIQEGVNGLIQMPRVTMAVRKYIEEGGLYIVLYDTNSYAGPVASFLGCSPYQYAVRSSRLGFAGPGVIKETTGIEIPPDYHNSFKALSRGHIQGVWSRKDIRKNLHQSFLTIGGRNLYYR, from the coding sequence ATGAATATTGAAAAAAAAATGGAAGAGCTCCTGGCTCGGGTCAACTATGCTCGAGACATTCTGGGTAATAAGGCCCGTCCTGAACTGGACGCCTTTGCCAAGGAAATCAGTGAGTTCACAATAACGAACAAGGACCTTCCCGAGGATCAGGCCATCCGGGCAGTGAACTCGCTGGACAAGCGACTCACCACCATGGAATCAGCCATAGACGCACAACTTACGGCCATGGACAAGGTTCGCATTGTCCGTCACCCCCAACGTGCCTGCCTCAAGGACATTCTCGAGAATGTCTACGACAACTACACGGAAATCGGCGGTCAGGACGAACACTCCATTGACCCCGGCATGCTCATTGCGCGTGCATATATCACTCGTCATCGCGGCAAAAAGGTCATCCACCAGCCTGTCATGGTGGTCGGGCAGGAGAAAGGCCACGGCGAAGAGTTTCGTAACGGTGGTTCCATCAAGCCATGGGGAAACAGCAAGGCGCTGAAATACATGAAAGTCGCCGCGCTTGAACAGATTCCCATTCATGCCTATGTGAATACGCCGGGCTCCTATCCTGTCGAAGATTTTCCAGGAGCAGCCCAACAGATCGCAGAAAATATCTACGAGATGTCCGGCCTTGATGTGCCCATCATCGCCATTTTCTCTGAAGGCGGTTCCGGTGGTGCCGAAGCCATCGGCATGGCGGACAAACGACTGATGCTGTCCCACGGATACTATTCCGTTATTTCTCCTGAGGGAGCCGCGGCCATTGAAGGCCGTATTCGCGGCTCACAGCGCGCACCGACCGAGCTGATCGAGTCATGCGCCATGGCTCAAAAGATTACAGCCCAGGACAACCTGGCAAATGGCTATATCGATGAAATAATCGAAGAACCGCCATTAGGTGCCCGCGCAGATCACTTTGATTTCTACAAGCAGGTTAGAGAGCAGATCATTCGCGCCACAGATGAGGTCACACTCTCTGTTCGCGGCATCCGTCTCTTCCGCGCCATGGCCATACGCCATTTCAAAAAAAATACTGATGTCATCGTTCGCTGGTCTCTCAACGAAAAAGCCAGAGAACGCCTTGTTGCGCGCCGTTTCAAGAAGTACCGCAAGCTGGCTCAACATGCCTTCAAAGACAACCGTCCCGTTATGGAAAAGCTCTATGCCACCAGTTCCGGCATCGTCTCTTCCACAACCGGTCTCATTCTCTATGGACTGATCAAGCCTTTTAAACAGCGCATTGGTCGTATCATAGAGGAAGTCAGGGACGAAACGCATGTGATTACAGCCAAGATCAGCGGCTTTTTCGGCAACATGCTGAAAAGTGTCGGCATCACATCCAGTGATGAAAAACAAAAAGAGATGGAACTCACGGGGCTGTCTGAAGCTGAACCGATCGAAGTCGCCGTGCCGACCAATGGCGGGTATAAATCCCCTCAGGCGCTCATCGATCGTGAGATTTCCTGCCCCCACTCCCAAAAAAGAGGCTGTCTCGACATCTGGGCCAGAGACCTCTTTACTGATTTTGCCGGAGTTTGCCCGCATTGTGGATACAACTTTCCCATGGAATATCAGTGGTATCTTCATAATGTTTTTGATGAAGGCTCTGTCCGTGAATTCAATCACGACATCGCCTCCGGTAACCCGACAGGCTTTCCGAACTTCGAGGAACGCGTACAGGCCGCCAAGGATAAAACCGGGTTGCAATCCAGCTGCATGACCTTCAACGCCTCGCTTGAAGGTATTCGCCTGACCTGCGCCACCCTTATCGCCAACTTCAGAGGCGGTTCCGTGGGCGCAGCCGAGGGTGAAAAGTTCATCCGCGCACTGGAATTGGCCCAGACCAAACATCAGCCTTTCCTCGCGTACATCCATGGTACAGCCGGTATCCGTATTCAGGAAGGCGTAAACGGCCTGATCCAGATGCCTCGCGTCACCATGGCCGTGCGCAAATATATTGAGGAAGGTGGACTCTACATCGTCCTGTACGATACCAATTCCTATGCTGGCCCGGTTGCATCCTTCCTTGGCTGCTCCCCCTACCAGTATGCAGTTCGCTCCTCCAGACTGGGTTTTGCCGGCCCTGGCGTCATTAAAGAGACGACCGGCATCGAGATACCCCCGGATTACCACAACTCCTTCAAAGCCCTTTCCAGAGGGCATATTCAAGGCGTGTGGAGCCGCAAGGATATCCGCAAGAACCTGCACCAGTCTTTCCTGACTATTGGTGGCAGAAACCTCTACTACCGTTAG